A genomic window from Methylorubrum extorquens includes:
- a CDS encoding NAD(P)H-hydrate dehydratase, whose product MITPHADDIARLLSVDRGAVEANPLAAAQRAAERHGCVVMMKVAQSSIVSPSGEPWLYGGGGLGLATSGPGDVLAGVVAEVFARGMEATTAAARGSICIGKWGDGSPGASDRSASWRAISPTKCPTSCVRSMRAKIGARKTRR is encoded by the coding sequence GTGATCACGCCGCATGCCGACGACATAGCCCGGCTCCTGAGCGTCGACAGAGGCGCGGTCGAAGCGAATCCTCTGGCAGCAGCTCAGCGGGCCGCCGAAAGGCACGGATGCGTCGTGATGATGAAAGTCGCGCAGAGCTCGATCGTGTCCCCCTCCGGTGAACCGTGGCTCTACGGCGGCGGCGGACTCGGGCTAGCGACCTCCGGCCCCGGCGATGTTCTGGCAGGCGTCGTTGCAGAGGTGTTCGCTCGCGGCATGGAGGCGACGACAGCGGCGGCGAGGGGGTCTATTTGCATAGGCAAGTGGGGCGACGGCTCGCCGGGCGCGTCGGACCGATCGGCTTCCTGGCGCGCGATATCGCCGACGAAGTGCCCAACATCCTGCGTGCGGTCGATGCGGGCCAAGATCGGAGCCCGCAAAACCCGGCGATGA